In one Cervus elaphus chromosome 9, mCerEla1.1, whole genome shotgun sequence genomic region, the following are encoded:
- the LOC122699602 gene encoding adhesion G protein-coupled receptor E3-like yields MMARSLFLPLRGLSCLIFFLNIPSSSFQVTDVNECLDTQACPSKATCTDTVESYFCTCKSGYQSSNGKKHFNDPGVTCIDKDECLNTTACPLTATCQNTRGSYLCVCNPGFETPDRRTQFTGSRGTCIDKDECLDTTACPPTATCQNTQGSYLCVCNPGFETPDRRTQFTGSRGTCIDKDECLDTTACPPTATCQNTRGSYLCVCNPGFETPDRRTQFTGSRGTCIDKNECLDPALCSPTARCKNTRGSYLCVCNPGFETPDGRTQFTGSGGTCIKFNPRSPPPTQVTFSEDYRQQNTTKDPNDTSVTMVTEGVPEDDNVTLVLQEIADSFGNFSNITTKPSQEHKEETARFATQYLHTVQSAAYEAALSLPTEGTLRRESQFMVIEALTIKNGCKTENEIVKLQIEKETMDIDCTVVTGGGTGGAVVFISYKSLGSILDGSFVSKANLTLDEKLDHFQLNSKVISGTTGCKKNCSLAKPVNFTFHHIQMIGENEKTLCVYWDEPVWSNEGCHVIFYNGTQTVCSCSHLSTFAVLVASVELKEDPVLTMITHVGLSLSLLCLLLAALTFLLCRPIQNTSTSLHLQLSICLFLAHLLFLTGITRTEPKVLCKVIAGVLHYLYLAAFTWMFLEGLHLFLTVRNLKVANYTSAGRFKKRFMYPVGYGVPAVIVAVSAAINPQGYGTAKHCWINIEKGFILSFLGPISAVILINLIFYSITLWILRDRLSSLNKDVSKIQNTRMLTFKAIAQLFLLGCSWCLGFFLAEVIKEPIRSIIAYAFTITNVLQGVYIFLVHCLLNQQVRDEYVKWVRRMNKKTESDSYILSSSTSQTHMMEKPSNLLGKRSNTSV; encoded by the exons GACTTTCCTGTTTAATTTTCTTCCTGAATATTCCTAGCTCATCATTTCAAG TCACAGATGTGAATGAATGCCTGGATACCCAGGCCTGCCCTTCGAAAGCCACCTGCACTGACACTGTGGAAAGCTACTTCTGCACCTGTAAATCTGGATATCAATCAAGCAATGGGAAGAAACATTTTAATGATCCTGGAGTGACGTGCATAG ATAAGGATGAATGCCTGAACACCACAGCATGCCCACTGACAGCCACATGTCAGAACACCCGGGGAAGCTACTTATGTGTCTGCAATCCTGGGTTTGAGACACCTGATAGGAGAACTCAATTTACTGGCTCCAGAGGAACTTGCATAG ATAAGGATGAATGCCTGGACACCACAGCGTGCCCACCGACAGCCACATGTCAGAACACCCAGGGAAGCTACTTATGTGTCTGCAATCCTGGGTTTGAGACACCTGATAGGAGAACTCAATTTACTGGCTCCAGAGGAACTTGCATAG ATAAGGATGAATGCCTGGACACCACAGCGTGCCCACCGACAGCCACATGTCAGAACACCCGGGGAAGCTACTTATGTGTCTGCAATCCTGGGTTTGAGACACCTGATAGGAGAACTCAATTTACTGGCTCCAGAGGAACTTGCATAG ATAAGAATGAATGCCTGGACCCCGCACTGTGTTCACCGACAGCCAGGTGTAAGAACACCCGGGGAAGCTACTTATGTGTCTGCAATCCTGGGTTTGAGACACCTGATGGGAGAACTCAGTTTACTGGCTCCGGGGGAACTTGCATAA AATTCAACCCTAGGTCCCCGCCCCCAACCCAAGTTACATTTTCGGAAGACTATAGGCAACAG aaTACCACCAAGGACCCAAATGACACTTCTGTTACCATGGTGACAGAAGGAGTACCAGAAGATGACAATGTCACACTTGTGTTACAG GAAATAGCCGATTCTTTTGGCAACTTCAGCAACATCACCACCAAGCCATCTCAGGAACACAAGGAAGAAACTGCCCGTTTTGCGACACAGTATCTCCACACAGTGCAGTCGGCAGCCTATGAAGCTGCCCTCAGTCTACCCACAGAAGGAACGCTGAGGAGAGAGTCACAATTTATGG ttATTGAAGCGTTGACCATCAAGAATGgctgcaaaacagaaaatgagatagtTAAATTACAGATTGAAAAGGAGACAATGGACATCGATTGCACTGTTGtcactggaggaggaactggag GTGCTGTGGTCTTTATCTCTTACAAGTCTTTAGGGTCCATCTTAGATGGCTCCTTCGTGTCTAAGGCAAACCTAACTCTTGATGAGAAGCTGGATCACTTTCAGCTGAATTCCAAGGTGATAAGTGGTACCACAGGATGCAAGAAGAACTGTTCCCTGGCCAAGCCCGTGAACTTCACGTTTCACCATATACAG ATGATAGGGGAAAATGAAAAGACTCTTTGCGTCTACTGGGACGAGCCGGTCTGGTCTAATGAAGGGTGCCATGTAATCTTTTACAACGGAACTCAAACTGTATGCAGTTGCAGCCATCTGTCCACCTTTGCTGTCCTCGTGGCCTCGGTCGAGCTGAAG GAGGATCCCGTGCTGACCATGATCACCCACGTGGGGCTGAGCCTGTCTCTGCTCTGCCTCCTCCTGGCGGCCCTCACCTTCCTCCTGTGTCGACCCATCCAGAACACCAGCACCTCCCTCCACCTGCAGCTCTCCATCTGCCTCTTCCTGGcccacctcctcttcctcacAGGCATCACACGGACGGAGCCCAAG gtGCTATGCAAGGTCATCGCAGGTGTACTGCACTACCTCTACCTGGCCGCCTTCACCTGGATGTTCCTCGAAGGGCTGCACCTCTTCCTCACTGTCAGGAACCTCAAGGTGGCCAACTACACCAGCGCGGGCAGATTCAAGAAGAGGTTCATGTACCCTGTAGGCTACGGGGTCCCGGCGGTGATTGTGGCTGTGTCTGCCGCGATCAACCCCCAAGGATACGGCACCGCTAAGCA ttgctgGATCAACATAGAGAAAGGATTTATCTTGAGTTTCTTAGGACCCATATCAGCAGTCATCTTG ataaaCTTAATCTTTTACTCGATAACCCTGTGGATTTTGAGAGACCGACTTTCTTCCCTCAATAAAGATGTGTCCAAGATACAAAACACAAG GATGCTGACGTTTAAAGCCATTGCTCAGCTCTTCCTCTTGGGCTGTTCCTGGTGCCTTGGCTTCTTTCTCGCTGAAGTGATAAAGGAACCTATCAGATCCATCATCGCCTATGCTTTCACCATCACCAATGTCCTGCAGGGAGTCTACATCTTCCTGGTCCACTGCCTCCTCAACCAGCAG GTGAGAGATGAGTACGTAAAGTGGGTTAGGAGGATGAATAAAAAGACAGAGTCTGACAGCTACATCCTTTCCAGCTCTACCAGCCAAACCCACATG